Proteins encoded by one window of Ulvibacter sp. MAR_2010_11:
- a CDS encoding thymidine kinase, translating into MFLENTVNQKEQFGWIEVICGSMFSGKTEELIRRLKRAKFARQRVEIFKPNVDVRYDEDKVVSHDSNEIRSTPVPAAANIPILADNCDVVGIDEAQFFDDEIVKVCNDLANRGVRVIVAGLDMDFKGNPFGPMPALMATAEYVTKVHAVCTRTGNLANYSYRKAKSDDLVLLGETDEYEPLSRAAYFKAMLREKVNKIEVKDPEEIQPKKQV; encoded by the coding sequence ATGTTTCTCGAAAATACCGTAAATCAAAAAGAACAATTTGGCTGGATAGAAGTTATCTGCGGTTCTATGTTTTCGGGAAAAACCGAAGAGCTTATTAGGCGTTTAAAGCGTGCCAAGTTTGCACGCCAACGCGTCGAAATCTTTAAGCCCAACGTAGATGTTCGCTACGATGAGGACAAAGTGGTTTCTCATGACAGCAACGAAATTAGATCGACCCCAGTTCCCGCAGCAGCCAATATTCCTATTCTGGCCGATAATTGTGATGTGGTGGGTATTGATGAAGCTCAGTTTTTTGACGATGAAATTGTAAAGGTGTGTAACGATCTCGCTAACCGGGGTGTTAGAGTAATTGTTGCGGGCCTCGATATGGACTTTAAAGGAAATCCTTTTGGACCCATGCCTGCTTTGATGGCCACTGCCGAATATGTAACTAAAGTTCATGCGGTTTGCACCCGAACAGGAAATCTTGCCAATTACAGCTACCGTAAGGCAAAAAGCGATGACCTTGTCCTTCTGGGTGAAACCGACGAATACGAACCTTTGAGCAGAGCAGCTTATTTTAAGGCCATGCTTCGGGAAAAGGTGAATAAAATAGAGGTAAAAGACCCCGAAGAAATTCAGCCAAAAAAGCAAGTCTGA
- the rsmI gene encoding 16S rRNA (cytidine(1402)-2'-O)-methyltransferase, which yields MGKLYLVPTPIGNLKDMTFRAVEILQEVDLILAEDTRTSGKLLKHYGITTQMNSHHMHNEHKTTDSLVKRIFSGENIALISDAGTPAISDPGFLLTRACVDAGVEVDCLPGATAFVPALVNSGLPNDKFVFEGFLPVKKGRQTRLQLLSEESRTIIFYESPHKLLKTLAQFVEFFGADRSISVSREISKLHEETVRGTVAEVLQRFESKPPKGEIVIVVGGKK from the coding sequence ATGGGGAAATTATATCTCGTTCCAACACCCATTGGAAACCTAAAAGATATGACTTTTCGGGCGGTGGAAATATTGCAAGAGGTGGATCTTATTCTCGCTGAAGACACGCGCACCAGCGGAAAATTGCTGAAGCATTATGGGATTACTACTCAAATGAATTCCCACCACATGCACAATGAGCATAAAACTACCGATTCACTTGTAAAAAGAATTTTCTCCGGAGAGAATATTGCACTCATAAGTGATGCAGGAACTCCAGCCATTAGTGATCCGGGATTTTTGTTGACAAGAGCCTGTGTGGACGCAGGAGTCGAAGTAGATTGCCTCCCGGGGGCAACTGCCTTTGTACCGGCTTTGGTGAACAGCGGCTTACCTAATGATAAATTTGTTTTTGAAGGCTTTTTACCTGTAAAGAAGGGCAGACAAACCCGACTTCAATTATTGTCGGAAGAGAGTCGAACAATTATTTTTTATGAATCGCCTCACAAATTGCTAAAGACATTGGCACAATTTGTTGAATTTTTTGGAGCGGACCGAAGTATTTCTGTTTCAAGAGAAATTAGCAAGTTGCATGAAGAAACCGTTAGAGGAACTGTCGCCGAAGTGTTACAACGTTTTGAGTCCAAACCCCCAAAAGGTGAAATCGTGATAGTTGTTGGCGGAAAAAAATAA
- a CDS encoding carboxymuconolactone decarboxylase family protein, with translation MPLVTPLSADHDPETQQLAEFFNETLGFCPNSVLTMQRRPAISKAFINLNKAVMANEGRVTSALKRMIAWVSSNATGCRYCQAHAIRAAERYGAEQEQLDNIWEYRTHSAFSDAERAALDFSLAASMVPNAVDENIKTALYKHWNEGEIVEMLGVISLFGYLNRWNDSMGTSIEEGAEESGNQYLGKHGWEKGKHI, from the coding sequence ATGCCATTAGTTACTCCTTTATCAGCCGATCACGACCCCGAAACCCAACAATTAGCCGAATTTTTCAACGAAACCCTTGGCTTTTGTCCTAACAGCGTGCTCACCATGCAGCGACGCCCCGCTATTAGCAAGGCATTTATAAATTTGAACAAGGCGGTGATGGCTAATGAAGGCAGAGTGACTTCAGCCTTAAAACGAATGATTGCGTGGGTAAGTAGCAATGCCACTGGCTGCAGATACTGTCAGGCACACGCCATTCGCGCAGCCGAACGCTACGGTGCCGAACAGGAACAACTGGACAATATCTGGGAATACCGAACACACTCCGCTTTTAGTGATGCAGAACGCGCAGCCCTGGACTTTTCTCTCGCTGCTTCGATGGTTCCCAATGCTGTAGATGAAAACATCAAAACAGCATTGTATAAACATTGGAACGAAGGCGAAATTGTTGAAATGTTGGGGGTAATTTCACTCTTTGGCTACCTCAACCGCTGGAACGACTCAATGGGAACTTCTATTGAAGAAGGAGCCGAGGAGAGTGGCAATCAATATTTGGGGAAGCACGGTTGGGAGAAGGGAAAACATATTTAG
- a CDS encoding T9SS type A sorting domain-containing protein, translating into MSILKKIISYFSCYSPFEDAKGMPFRSSVSPNLDVMIYKFTVLLILLGVIPFLGFSQDGTLDTTYGDNGIVVTNFNAESDLGYAVVEQDDGKLVVVGASAHPVSEIEPLVIRFLSNGDIDTTFGVDGMVFTDYGDGYNRYSGVALQNDGKIIASGIVGISPNRNFIVVRYLASGDLDTTFATNGVLSINYQDWVVNEMLILDDDAILLVGLTNSDTSITFARYHPDGTLDLSFGDNGYAISNNPDGFFYLREVKVLDNNELMVLGSRDLEDFTQTILLKFLATGYLDTNFGNNGFAIQNFEMVSDDDYMSAGFDITADGKIVIGGSIGACEAGSNPTFQAFLSRFSNNGIQDTTFGNNGTVWLSAVNYTIKKIFHQENGRLLVQGVFPDCFEGSVYKLHRYFSDGFLDTSFDDSNILEFYDLDTIIQEDGKILGVGATWWYTGFEDIFLVRYNNNVLDVNEFSFEGFKVHPNPSEGIFNLMYTLTEVDTIPFQVSDISGKIIQHGTLEGQQTLIDISTAQSGMYFLKASNFITRLIKN; encoded by the coding sequence ATGAGCATTCTAAAAAAGATTATTTCGTATTTTAGCTGCTACTCCCCTTTTGAAGATGCTAAAGGAATGCCCTTTAGAAGCTCTGTGTCACCTAATCTGGATGTTATGATCTATAAATTTACAGTCTTATTAATTTTGTTGGGAGTCATACCATTTCTCGGGTTTTCTCAAGATGGAACTTTGGATACTACTTATGGAGATAACGGTATTGTAGTCACTAATTTTAATGCTGAGTCCGACCTTGGATATGCTGTAGTTGAGCAGGATGATGGCAAATTGGTGGTTGTGGGAGCTTCCGCTCATCCCGTATCGGAGATAGAGCCCTTAGTGATTCGTTTCTTGTCCAACGGAGATATCGACACTACTTTTGGTGTCGATGGAATGGTTTTTACAGATTACGGTGATGGTTATAATCGTTATAGTGGAGTGGCACTTCAAAATGATGGAAAAATTATCGCCAGCGGGATAGTTGGAATTTCCCCCAACCGCAATTTTATAGTGGTTCGTTATCTTGCTTCAGGAGATCTTGACACAACCTTTGCAACAAATGGTGTGCTGTCCATAAATTATCAAGACTGGGTTGTAAATGAAATGCTAATATTGGATGACGATGCAATACTACTTGTTGGTTTGACCAATAGTGACACCTCCATAACATTTGCACGTTACCATCCCGATGGGACTTTGGACCTCTCTTTTGGCGACAATGGTTATGCAATTTCCAATAACCCTGATGGCTTTTTTTACCTTAGGGAAGTAAAGGTACTTGATAATAACGAGCTAATGGTCCTTGGGTCCAGAGATCTTGAAGATTTTACTCAAACTATATTACTAAAATTCTTAGCAACCGGTTATTTAGACACGAATTTCGGCAACAATGGCTTTGCAATTCAAAATTTTGAAATGGTAAGCGATGATGATTATATGAGTGCAGGATTTGATATAACCGCAGATGGCAAAATTGTAATTGGCGGAAGTATTGGTGCTTGTGAGGCGGGTTCAAACCCAACTTTTCAAGCGTTTTTATCGCGTTTTTCGAATAACGGTATACAGGATACTACTTTTGGAAATAACGGGACAGTTTGGCTCTCAGCCGTAAATTACACAATCAAAAAAATATTTCATCAGGAAAATGGCAGATTACTGGTTCAAGGTGTCTTCCCCGATTGTTTTGAGGGTTCTGTTTATAAGTTGCATCGCTATTTTTCAGATGGTTTTTTGGATACTTCGTTTGATGATAGTAATATTTTGGAGTTCTATGATTTAGACACCATTATTCAGGAAGATGGTAAAATTCTGGGGGTGGGTGCTACATGGTGGTATACCGGCTTCGAGGACATTTTTTTGGTTCGCTATAACAACAATGTACTGGATGTAAATGAATTTTCTTTTGAAGGCTTTAAAGTGCACCCAAATCCTTCGGAAGGGATTTTCAACCTTATGTACACATTAACCGAAGTTGATACTATTCCCTTTCAGGTAAGTGATATTTCAGGAAAAATTATTCAGCACGGAACTTTGGAAGGACAGCAGACCTTAATTGATATTTCAACTGCACAAAGCGGAATGTATTTTCTGAAAGCTTCAAACTTCATTACACGGCTCATAAAAAATTGA
- the recJ gene encoding single-stranded-DNA-specific exonuclease RecJ: MRWILKPKPAPQKIEQLSNALGVEPIIASLLLQRGIETFEEAKEFFRPSLDNLHSPFLMQDMDKAVARIETAIASEENILIYGDYDVDGTTSVALLSSYLKSYYPNVATYIPDRYDEGYGISYKGIDFAADNDFSLIIALDCGIKAIDKVSYASEKGIDFIICDHHRPGPELPKAVAVLDPKREDCNYPYKELCGCGVGFKLVQALSEKRGLGMNDLLLYLDLVATAIGADIVPITGENRILAHYGLKVINSNPRIGIKAILKQVKKETLTITDVVFIIAPRINAAGRMKHGNHAVSLLTETDADEAIAWAAEIEQYNSDRKEADQQITEEALQKIIENGEEQRMTTVVYDANWHKGVIGIVASRLTETYYRPTLVFTKSGEKLAASARSVKDFDVYNALEACAEHIEQFGGHKYAAGLTLFEKDFEKFKAEFEKVVSETIDPKLLTPELRIDAEINFSDITPKLYRILKQFAPFGPGNLAPVFLSQNVKDTGWGKCVGEDKSHLRLTMQQGNSGQFVGIGFGLGNKQDIACNKAPFKVVYAIEENEWQGNVSLQLKIKDLKE; the protein is encoded by the coding sequence ATGCGTTGGATACTAAAACCCAAACCGGCTCCTCAAAAAATTGAGCAGTTATCGAATGCCCTTGGAGTTGAACCTATTATCGCTTCTTTGTTGCTTCAGCGGGGCATCGAAACTTTTGAAGAAGCCAAAGAATTCTTTCGTCCAAGTCTGGACAATCTTCACAGTCCGTTTTTGATGCAGGACATGGACAAAGCCGTTGCCCGAATTGAAACTGCGATCGCTTCCGAAGAAAACATCTTAATTTACGGCGATTACGATGTAGACGGCACCACCAGTGTTGCGCTGCTTTCTTCTTATTTAAAATCCTATTACCCGAATGTGGCAACCTATATTCCCGATCGATACGATGAAGGATACGGCATTTCTTATAAAGGAATAGACTTTGCAGCCGACAACGATTTTTCACTGATTATTGCACTCGATTGTGGAATTAAAGCTATTGATAAGGTAAGTTATGCTTCCGAAAAGGGGATCGACTTTATTATTTGTGATCACCACAGGCCGGGACCCGAACTACCAAAAGCCGTTGCTGTTTTAGACCCGAAACGCGAAGATTGCAATTATCCCTATAAAGAATTGTGCGGGTGTGGCGTCGGATTTAAATTGGTGCAGGCGCTTTCAGAAAAAAGAGGTTTGGGGATGAACGATTTATTATTGTATTTAGATCTGGTGGCGACCGCAATTGGGGCCGACATCGTTCCTATTACAGGCGAAAACAGGATATTGGCACACTACGGCCTCAAAGTAATTAATTCGAATCCACGTATTGGAATTAAAGCGATTCTGAAACAAGTAAAAAAAGAAACCCTCACCATTACCGATGTGGTTTTTATCATAGCGCCACGTATTAATGCTGCGGGGAGAATGAAGCATGGCAATCATGCTGTTTCATTACTTACTGAAACCGATGCAGATGAAGCCATTGCCTGGGCTGCAGAAATTGAGCAGTACAACTCAGACAGAAAAGAAGCCGATCAACAAATTACCGAAGAAGCCCTTCAGAAAATAATAGAAAATGGGGAAGAGCAACGTATGACAACGGTTGTTTATGACGCAAATTGGCATAAGGGTGTGATCGGAATTGTCGCATCCCGTCTTACTGAAACCTATTATCGCCCTACCTTGGTTTTTACCAAAAGCGGAGAAAAACTGGCTGCTTCGGCACGATCGGTAAAGGATTTTGATGTGTACAATGCATTGGAAGCCTGTGCCGAACATATTGAACAGTTTGGAGGGCATAAGTACGCCGCCGGACTTACCTTGTTTGAAAAGGATTTTGAAAAATTTAAAGCCGAATTTGAAAAGGTGGTTTCAGAAACCATAGATCCGAAGCTGCTAACACCCGAATTAAGAATCGATGCCGAAATCAATTTCAGTGATATCACGCCGAAACTTTACCGAATTTTGAAGCAATTTGCACCCTTTGGGCCGGGAAATTTGGCTCCGGTGTTTTTGTCTCAGAATGTGAAAGACACGGGCTGGGGGAAATGTGTGGGTGAAGACAAGTCGCATTTACGATTGACCATGCAGCAGGGAAATTCGGGACAATTTGTGGGTATCGGCTTCGGATTGGGAAACAAACAAGACATTGCTTGTAACAAGGCGCCATTTAAAGTTGTGTACGCCATCGAGGAGAATGAATGGCAGGGAAATGTGAGCCTTCAGCTAAAAATTAAAGATCTTAAGGAGTAA